The Mycolicibacterium mucogenicum DSM 44124 genomic sequence AGGTGCACGTCGGCCGCTGGGACGAACTCGACGGCCTGGTCGACGCCGCATACGCGCGGTTCGGCAAGGTCGATGTCCTGGTGAACAACGCCGGGATGTCGCCGCCGTACGAGTCGTTGGGCTCGGTGCCGGAGAAGCTGTTCGACGCCGTGGTGAACCTGAACTTCAAGGGACCGTTCCGATTGTCGGCGCTGGTCGGCGAGCGGATGATGGCCGACGGCGGCGGGTCGATCATCAACATCAGCTCGTCGGGCTCACTGCGGCCGGACGCCTACATGCTGCCGTACGCCGCCGCCAAGGCCGGATTGAACACGCTCACAGAGGGTTTCGCGAAAGCATTCGGCCCGACAGTGCGGGTCAACACCCTGATGGCGGGGCCGTTCCTCACCGACATCAGCAAGGCGTGGGGTGCGGATCCGTCGAGCGCCTTCCGCTCGTTGCCGCTGCAGCGTGCCGGCGATCCTCGCGAAATCGTCGGCGCCGCACTATTTTTGATGTCCGACGCGTCCAGCTTCACCACCGGTTCGATCCTGCGCGCCGACGGCGGTTTCGCCTAGCTCACAGATGACCGCTCGCCACCAGCGCGGCGGCCGCGGCGGCGAGTGATTCGCTGACGCGCTCTCGTTCGTCACCCATTCCGACGAGGAAATCGACGATCATCGGGGTGAGGATGTCCCGCAGCCCATGACCTTCCGCGCCGAAGAACCCGGCCATCTCGAGCATCACCGCCCCGTGGCACATGCTCCAGATGCGGCCTGCGACAGCGGCTTCGCCGTCGTCCCGGATACGGCCGGCCTCGGCCATCCGGCGCACCGAATCGCAGAGCGTCTGGAAGGACCCGTCGCGCGACGTGGCATGACCGGTCACCGTCAGATCGCTGCGGACGCTCGACAACGATGCCGGAACCGTCGTGCCGAACATCAACTGATAGTGCTGGGGATTCTTCAGCGCGAACCGGCGGTAGGCGGCGCCCATCGAGAAGAAGTCCGCCACCGGATCCTTGGTGTGCGGGATGGCTGCCAGCGCTGCGCCGAACCGCGCGAAGATCTCGGCTGACAGGGCGTCGACCACTCCGGTCATCGAGCCGAAGTGGGTGTACACAACCATGGTCGACGTACCCACCTCGGCGGCGAGCTTGCGCACCGTCAGAGCCTGGAGACCATCGCGTTCGAGGATCACGATGCCGGCTTCGATCAATTGCCGGCGGATTTCTTCGCTCACCCTTGCAGTCCTCTCATAACAGTGTTATACCAGTAACCGCAGCCAATAACACTGTTATGGAGGTTCTGGGATGACCAACCGCTACCTGGAAGGCGCGTTCGCGCCACTGCACGACGAGTACACCCTGACCGACCTGTCCGTCACCGGCACGATCCCGGACTACCTGGACGGCCGCTATCTACGCAACGGCCCCAACCCGATCGGCGAAATCGACCCCGAGCTCTACAACTGGTTCCTCGGTGACGGCATGGTGCACGGCATCCGCCTCCGCGACGGCAAGGCCGAGTGGTATCGCAATCGTTGGGTGCGTGGGCCGTTGACCACGGCCGCGCTCGGCGAGGGCACGCCGGACGGGCACGGTAGCCCGTTCGGCATCGGTGCCAACACCAACGTGCTGGGCCACGGCGGCAAGACCCTGGCGCTGGTCGAAGGCGGCGGGGCGAGCTACGAGCTGACCGACGAGTTGGACACCGTGGGCGCATGCGATTTCGACGGCACCCTCAGCGGCGGCTACACCGCACACCCGAAGCGTGATCCGGAAACCGGTGAACTGCATGCGGTTTCGTACAGCTTCACCCGCGGCAACACCGTGCAGTACTCGGTGATCGGTACCGACGGCCGAGCCCGGCGCACCGTCGACATCGAGGTCCACGGCAGCCCGATGATGCACGATTTCTCGCTCACCGAGCGCCACGTCATCTTCTACGACCTGCCCGTGAGCTTCGATACGAAAACCATCGCGGAAATGGCGGTACCGAAGGCACTGCGACTGCCGGCCCGACTGCTGTTGTCCTCGGTGATCGGCCGGGTCAAGATTCCCGATCCGGTCATCGCACGCCAGTCGAGCTTCCGATCGAATGACCGGCGCTTCCCGTACTCGTGGAACCCCAAGTACCCGGCGCGCATCGGCGTGATGCCCCGCGACGGCGGGAACGCCGACGTGCGCTGGTTCGACGTCGAACCGTGCTACGTCTTCCACCCGATGAACGCCTACGACTCCCCCGACGACAACACGATCGTCCTGGACGTGGTGCGGCACCCGAAGATGTTCGACACGGACCGCATCGGCCCCAACGAAGGGCCGCCGACGCTGGACCGGTGGACCATCGACCTCAGCGCCGGCAAGGTGCTCGAGGACCGCGTGGACGACCACCCCCAGGAATTCCCGCGCGTCGACGAACGCCTGGTCGGCAAGCGTCACCGTTACGGCTACGCGCCGACGATCAGCGAGGGCGCCGCCGGGAGCGACACGTTGCTCAAGCACGACTTCGTCGGCGGCAACACCGCGACCCGTCATTTCGGTGCCGGGAAAGAGCTGGGCGAGTTCGTCTTTCACCCGTCGTCGGCAACCGCCGCAGAAGACGACGGCGTGCTGATGGGCTTTGTCTACGACGCCCCGACCGACCGCAGCGAGCTGGCGATCCTCGACGCCCAGACACTGCAGGACGTCGCGAGCATCAAACTGCCGCACCGCGTGCCGGCAGGCTTCCACGGCAACTGGGTGCCGACCGTTTGACGGGCCGGCCGGCCCGGCTACGGCGTGATGATGTTGAACGCCGGGTCGGGCCGGTCGATCGCGCCCAGCAGCGTGGGCAGGGCGGTGGCGTCACCGGTCACCTCGACACCCGGCGAGCTGGTGTCGCCCGCGGCAAATGCCAAGAGCCGCAACTTGTTCGCCAGCGTGACGGTGGCCTGCGCGGTATCCGGGTCGGCGGCGACCTTGCGGTACACCAGCACACCGTTGCGCAGGCTCAGCCGGTAGTTGGTCGCGACGTCCTGGAACGTCACGTCGATGGCCAGGTTCAGGTCCCACGCCCGCGGACCGTTGATGTTGATCGCGAAGGTGTCGAACATCTGCTCCGGCGTCAGCTGCGCGAGCAGTGTCGGCGAGGAACTCTGCGTCGGGGTTCCGAAGTTCCCGACCCGCAGCTCGGTGGCACCGGACAGGAAGAAGTTGCGCCACACGGCATTCTCGGCGCCGTAGGCCATCTGCTCCAGGGTGTCCGCATACAGCGTCCTGGCCGCGGCATGGTGCTCGTCGGTGAAGATCGCGTGGTCCAACAGGGTTACCGCCCAACGGAAGTCACCCTCGTCGAACGCGGCCTGCGCCAACTCGACGACCCGGTCGATGCCACCCATGGCCGCGACGTAGCGCGGCGCCGCGGCGG encodes the following:
- a CDS encoding TetR/AcrR family transcriptional regulator gives rise to the protein MSEEIRRQLIEAGIVILERDGLQALTVRKLAAEVGTSTMVVYTHFGSMTGVVDALSAEIFARFGAALAAIPHTKDPVADFFSMGAAYRRFALKNPQHYQLMFGTTVPASLSSVRSDLTVTGHATSRDGSFQTLCDSVRRMAEAGRIRDDGEAAVAGRIWSMCHGAVMLEMAGFFGAEGHGLRDILTPMIVDFLVGMGDERERVSESLAAAAAALVASGHL
- a CDS encoding carotenoid oxygenase family protein; translation: MTNRYLEGAFAPLHDEYTLTDLSVTGTIPDYLDGRYLRNGPNPIGEIDPELYNWFLGDGMVHGIRLRDGKAEWYRNRWVRGPLTTAALGEGTPDGHGSPFGIGANTNVLGHGGKTLALVEGGGASYELTDELDTVGACDFDGTLSGGYTAHPKRDPETGELHAVSYSFTRGNTVQYSVIGTDGRARRTVDIEVHGSPMMHDFSLTERHVIFYDLPVSFDTKTIAEMAVPKALRLPARLLLSSVIGRVKIPDPVIARQSSFRSNDRRFPYSWNPKYPARIGVMPRDGGNADVRWFDVEPCYVFHPMNAYDSPDDNTIVLDVVRHPKMFDTDRIGPNEGPPTLDRWTIDLSAGKVLEDRVDDHPQEFPRVDERLVGKRHRYGYAPTISEGAAGSDTLLKHDFVGGNTATRHFGAGKELGEFVFHPSSATAAEDDGVLMGFVYDAPTDRSELAILDAQTLQDVASIKLPHRVPAGFHGNWVPTV
- a CDS encoding SDR family NAD(P)-dependent oxidoreductase translates to MGYADELFDLTDRTVLITGGSRGLGREMAFAAAHCGANVVIASRNLESCQTTADEIVEATGRAALAHQVHVGRWDELDGLVDAAYARFGKVDVLVNNAGMSPPYESLGSVPEKLFDAVVNLNFKGPFRLSALVGERMMADGGGSIINISSSGSLRPDAYMLPYAAAKAGLNTLTEGFAKAFGPTVRVNTLMAGPFLTDISKAWGADPSSAFRSLPLQRAGDPREIVGAALFLMSDASSFTTGSILRADGGFA